The following are from one region of the Paenalkalicoccus suaedae genome:
- a CDS encoding O-methyltransferase: protein MNNDKTHQYITSLIPPREGLLLQMEEYALENNVPIMDVEGMHVLLELLKLQKPSRILEVGTAIGYSGIRMLKACHGASLVSIERDEERVRLAKENILKAKLEDRFTIIEGDALEVFSQVANHSPYDVLFIDAAKGQYEKFFQLYEPLVAEDGVILSDNTLFRGYVANEVEPESRRMRSMAKKLAEYNASLMNHDRFSSMLLPVGDGLLVTRKEKQ, encoded by the coding sequence ATGAACAATGATAAAACGCATCAATATATCACATCTCTCATCCCACCTCGAGAAGGGTTGCTCTTACAAATGGAGGAATATGCGCTAGAGAATAACGTGCCTATCATGGATGTGGAAGGTATGCACGTGTTACTAGAGCTGTTAAAGCTACAAAAGCCAAGTCGAATCTTAGAGGTAGGAACAGCAATTGGCTATTCTGGGATCCGAATGCTCAAGGCTTGCCATGGGGCTTCTCTTGTGTCGATTGAGCGAGATGAGGAGAGAGTGCGCTTAGCTAAAGAAAATATTTTAAAGGCGAAGCTTGAGGATCGATTTACGATCATTGAGGGAGATGCGTTAGAAGTATTTTCGCAAGTAGCCAATCATTCGCCATATGACGTTCTTTTTATAGATGCTGCAAAGGGTCAGTACGAGAAGTTCTTTCAACTTTACGAGCCGCTGGTAGCAGAGGACGGCGTAATCTTGTCTGACAACACGTTGTTTAGAGGATATGTGGCAAATGAAGTAGAACCGGAGAGCCGCAGAATGCGTTCTATGGCGAAGAAACTAGCTGAATATAACGCTTCTCTGATGAACCATGACCGTTTTTCATCCATGCTTCTCCCAGTCGGAGATGGACTTTTAGTAACTCGAAAAGAAAAACAGTGA
- the mltG gene encoding endolytic transglycosylase MltG, with translation MSDEKKQKKEAKMQKHRERIEQKKQEAGLVRKIVFTIFIVLLFVIVGVGFTAYQYVMGAIGPVDEENEDPVLVTIPIGSTTTSIGETLEESGVIESATLFRYYVRFRSESGFQAGDYQLSQAMSVDEIIQELKEGTVYEEFATTFTIPEGFWAEEMFARIGSQTTVEEEELVELAQDREYLEELIERYDMLDDTILELADQVVPVDEATEESDSYVREPLEGYFFPARYDFVEEEITAQMAIEAMLDRMEQELTTLNALNGSETAHQVLTRASIIEGEAQNDEERPIISGVIENRLTVGMPLQMDPTVSYAHGERLSRTLFEDLEIESPYNTYHVTGLPLGPINNPGAASIQAATTPEDHNYLFFYHAPNGEVYFNETLAQHEATVNQFREE, from the coding sequence TTGTCAGATGAAAAGAAACAGAAAAAAGAAGCAAAGATGCAAAAGCATCGTGAACGAATAGAACAAAAAAAACAAGAGGCTGGACTAGTTCGTAAGATTGTATTTACGATTTTTATTGTTCTACTTTTCGTCATTGTCGGTGTTGGATTTACAGCGTACCAGTACGTTATGGGTGCAATCGGCCCAGTTGATGAAGAAAATGAAGACCCTGTACTCGTCACAATTCCAATTGGATCTACTACGACGTCTATTGGAGAAACACTTGAAGAGTCTGGTGTTATTGAAAGTGCAACATTATTCCGCTATTATGTTCGTTTTAGAAGTGAATCAGGATTCCAAGCTGGAGACTATCAGCTGTCTCAAGCTATGAGTGTAGATGAAATTATTCAAGAACTAAAAGAAGGAACGGTTTACGAAGAATTCGCTACGACATTCACCATTCCTGAAGGCTTTTGGGCAGAAGAAATGTTTGCCCGAATTGGTTCTCAAACAACTGTTGAAGAAGAAGAATTAGTAGAACTTGCTCAAGATAGAGAGTATTTGGAAGAGCTTATCGAACGCTATGATATGCTCGATGACACGATTTTAGAGTTAGCAGATCAAGTTGTACCTGTTGATGAAGCTACTGAAGAGAGTGATTCTTATGTGCGAGAGCCATTAGAAGGTTACTTCTTCCCAGCGAGGTATGATTTTGTTGAAGAAGAAATCACAGCTCAGATGGCGATAGAAGCGATGCTTGATCGTATGGAGCAGGAGCTTACAACGTTAAATGCCTTGAACGGTTCAGAGACAGCTCATCAAGTACTTACACGCGCGTCTATTATTGAAGGAGAAGCGCAAAACGATGAGGAACGTCCAATTATCTCTGGTGTTATCGAAAATCGATTAACAGTTGGTATGCCATTACAAATGGATCCAACCGTATCCTACGCACATGGTGAACGACTATCTCGTACATTGTTTGAGGATTTAGAGATAGAGTCTCCTTACAATACGTATCATGTAACCGGACTACCACTAGGACCAATAAATAACCCTGGTGCAGCGTCTATTCAAGCGGCGACGACACCGGAGGATCATAACTACCTGTTTTTCTATCATGCACCAAACGGCGAAGTGTATTTTAACGAAACACTCGCGCAGCACGAAGCAACTGTTAATCAATTTAGAGAAGAATAA
- the ruvX gene encoding Holliday junction resolvase RuvX: MKSLGLDVGTKTIGVAVSDALGWTAQGLTTIRREEGQEEKDFDALATIISENEISAIVVGLPKNMNGTIGPSGEACQAFAEELKTRTGLPVHLWDERLTTVAAEKMLIGADVSRKKRKKVIDKMAAVMILQGYLDRT, from the coding sequence ATGAAGAGTTTAGGACTAGACGTAGGAACAAAAACAATAGGTGTTGCTGTAAGCGACGCCTTAGGCTGGACAGCACAAGGACTTACAACAATTAGACGCGAAGAAGGTCAGGAAGAGAAGGATTTTGACGCTTTAGCTACCATTATTAGTGAGAATGAAATCTCTGCGATTGTTGTAGGACTCCCTAAAAATATGAATGGGACAATTGGTCCCTCCGGAGAGGCCTGTCAGGCTTTTGCTGAAGAATTAAAGACACGTACAGGGCTCCCGGTCCACTTATGGGACGAGCGTTTGACGACCGTAGCAGCCGAAAAAATGCTGATCGGTGCAGACGTGAGTCGCAAAAAACGTAAGAAAGTCATTGATAAAATGGCTGCGGTAATGATCCTTCAAGGATATCTCGACCGCACGTAA
- the udk gene encoding uridine kinase encodes MKKKPVIIGVAGGSGSGKTTVANEIYGQFPEQSILMIEQDAYYKNQSHLPMEERLKTNYDHPLAFDTDLLIEQLHALLAHEAIEKPVYDYANHTRSEETIPVQPRDVIILEGILILEDERLRDMMDIKLFVDTDSDLRIIRRMMRDIKDRGRTIDSVIDQYTEVVRPMHLQFIEPTKRYADIIVPEGGQNHVAIDLMVTKIKTVLDSKALI; translated from the coding sequence ATGAAGAAAAAGCCTGTCATAATTGGCGTCGCTGGTGGTTCTGGTTCTGGAAAAACGACGGTAGCCAATGAGATTTACGGTCAATTTCCTGAGCAATCAATTCTAATGATTGAACAAGACGCATACTATAAAAATCAGTCGCACTTACCTATGGAAGAGCGATTAAAGACAAATTACGATCATCCTTTAGCATTCGATACGGATTTGCTAATCGAACAGCTCCATGCTCTTTTAGCCCATGAGGCCATTGAGAAGCCGGTGTATGATTATGCGAATCACACACGCTCTGAAGAGACAATTCCAGTTCAGCCACGTGATGTCATCATTCTAGAGGGTATTCTTATTTTGGAAGATGAGCGTCTTCGTGATATGATGGACATTAAATTATTTGTAGATACTGACTCTGATTTAAGGATCATCCGCCGAATGATGAGAGATATTAAAGATCGTGGTCGTACAATTGATTCGGTTATTGATCAGTATACGGAAGTAGTTAGACCAATGCATCTGCAATTCATTGAGCCGACTAAGCGTTATGCAGATATTATTGTTCCAGAAGGTGGACAAAACCACGTTGCTATTGACCTTATGGTAACAAAAATAAAGACTGTT
- a CDS encoding DUF1292 domain-containing protein — protein MSELHIKRPEGDDDRIVIPDENGDEHLFKVLFTFDVDTTGTSYMVLAPEGISEDDEDEDEIEVHAFRFEEKAGEDLSLFAIETEEEWEMVEELLNTFTDDEDEVE, from the coding sequence ATGTCTGAATTACACATTAAACGACCAGAAGGCGACGACGATCGCATTGTTATCCCTGACGAAAACGGGGACGAGCATCTATTTAAAGTACTATTCACGTTTGACGTTGATACAACAGGAACATCTTACATGGTGCTTGCACCTGAAGGAATCAGTGAAGACGATGAGGATGAAGACGAGATTGAGGTCCATGCTTTCCGCTTTGAAGAGAAAGCAGGAGAAGATCTTTCTTTATTCGCGATCGAAACAGAAGAAGAGTGGGAAATGGTAGAAGAACTTCTTAACACCTTCACTGACGACGAAGACGAGGTAGAGTAA
- a CDS encoding IreB family regulatory phosphoprotein, which translates to MSSIDKTMKFSFHDDDMEKHVKEVLMKVYGSLEDKGYNPINQIVGYLLSGDPAYIPRHNDARSLIRKIERDEIIEELVRSYLSQQHKGE; encoded by the coding sequence ATGAGTTCAATAGACAAAACGATGAAATTTAGCTTTCATGACGATGACATGGAGAAGCACGTAAAAGAAGTGCTGATGAAGGTGTACGGATCCCTTGAAGATAAGGGGTATAATCCGATCAACCAGATCGTTGGGTATTTGCTATCCGGCGACCCAGCTTACATCCCACGTCACAATGATGCTCGTTCCCTCATTCGCAAAATTGAGCGGGACGAAATCATTGAAGAACTTGTTCGCTCCTATTTATCTCAGCAACATAAAGGAGAATAA